A genome region from Gemmatimonadaceae bacterium includes the following:
- a CDS encoding DUF5670 family protein translates to MWLGIASVLILLWVYAYFLSPMSGMVIHLLLVLGVGALIYHFMKGRPTPPA, encoded by the coding sequence ATGTGGCTCGGAATTGCCTCGGTGCTGATTCTGCTTTGGGTATACGCCTACTTCCTTAGCCCGATGAGCGGAATGGTGATCCATCTGCTGCTCGTCCTTGGGGTCGGCGCCCTTATCTACCATTTCATGAAGGGGAGGCCAACGCCTCCGGCCTAG
- a CDS encoding fused MFS/spermidine synthase yields the protein MKRHWPILAIFILSGAAGLVYEVVWARQLVLVFGNTTQAVSAILTGFFGGMAVGSAWGGRLGDRVARPLRLYGILELILVVVVLATPFSFRLLHEVYRGAFGSLEGNPGLLTLVRFGLSLLALGPATILMGATLPTLTRYLTRDPTNLSVAFGKLYAANTIGAIIGTIVAGFILIELLGLAGTLTVGALCSAIAGIVALIIDRGRDAIPASAERVNDRKQRDAFAVTTGRLRLALVVSFASGFTSLGYQMLWMRLLASGTGNSTYVFTTILAVFLIGLAAGAVTYNLIRPRITDTIGLLAQGQLVIAMLVVIMTASWTLRNLGVLLHLTDSFGSLFSDFLYPLTLVVLPATFVMGLTFPAISALVADPEGRVATNAGLLLSVNTLGAIAGTFLIPFFVIPSVGSPKAIALLALVNLGVAIALAVKGDVRVMRTRIVVGAFGATLVMAVVTALFGGRIFVDPAKASIEAGRGRVFESREDEIASVQAGELGDKQLWVTGVSMSFLTVDVKLMPILPLMLRPNSRTQLIVAFGMGSAYRGALIAGLGTEAVELVPSVPKMFRWFYPDAAQVLRNPRGRVIIADGRNHVELTDKTYDIIVTDPPPPIESSGVSVISSREYFVASRARLNRGGIALQWVPYGQASVDEFKAFIRTYRDVFSHVIVAFGPGRNGFYMLGSDDPMAFDPAAVRDVLSLPGVVEDLSSAYDSPVSTLNDWARIIPTLVWIQGDQVAAFAGNGPLITDDRPLPEYFLLRHLFGAKSPPARPDVLLRLTANLPPAP from the coding sequence GTGAAACGACACTGGCCGATACTGGCAATTTTCATCCTGTCGGGAGCTGCCGGCCTTGTGTACGAAGTCGTCTGGGCGCGCCAGCTCGTACTCGTGTTTGGGAATACCACGCAAGCCGTTTCGGCGATCCTGACTGGCTTCTTCGGGGGAATGGCAGTCGGCAGTGCCTGGGGAGGGCGACTCGGTGACCGCGTTGCGCGTCCGCTCCGTCTCTACGGAATTCTCGAGCTGATTCTCGTCGTCGTCGTTCTCGCGACACCGTTCAGCTTTCGGCTGCTCCATGAAGTCTACAGGGGAGCTTTCGGCTCGCTCGAAGGCAATCCGGGCTTGCTGACACTTGTCCGCTTCGGCCTGTCGCTATTGGCTCTCGGTCCGGCGACGATCCTGATGGGCGCGACACTTCCAACGCTCACACGTTACCTGACTCGGGATCCAACAAACCTCAGCGTCGCATTCGGGAAGCTTTACGCGGCCAATACGATCGGTGCAATCATCGGAACGATTGTCGCCGGCTTTATTCTGATCGAGCTGCTCGGCCTCGCCGGTACTCTCACTGTTGGCGCTCTTTGCTCGGCGATCGCGGGAATCGTCGCATTGATCATCGATCGGGGACGCGATGCGATTCCCGCTTCGGCGGAGCGCGTGAACGACCGAAAGCAAAGAGACGCGTTTGCGGTGACTACGGGTCGTCTTCGTCTGGCCCTCGTCGTTTCGTTTGCTTCCGGCTTCACATCGCTCGGATATCAGATGCTGTGGATGCGACTCCTCGCGAGTGGGACGGGTAATTCAACGTATGTCTTCACCACGATTCTCGCTGTCTTTCTGATCGGATTAGCTGCCGGTGCGGTCACGTACAACTTGATCCGGCCTCGCATCACAGACACGATCGGCTTGCTGGCGCAGGGCCAGCTCGTGATCGCGATGCTGGTCGTGATCATGACCGCTTCATGGACTCTCAGAAACCTGGGCGTATTACTGCATCTCACTGACAGCTTTGGATCTCTCTTCTCGGATTTTCTGTACCCGTTAACACTGGTTGTGCTGCCGGCAACGTTCGTCATGGGACTGACGTTCCCGGCAATCTCCGCTCTCGTCGCAGATCCCGAAGGTCGAGTAGCGACGAATGCCGGACTTCTGTTGTCGGTAAACACGCTGGGAGCGATCGCCGGAACCTTTCTCATACCTTTTTTCGTCATTCCCTCCGTCGGGTCGCCCAAGGCCATCGCGCTGCTCGCCCTCGTAAACCTTGGGGTCGCAATCGCGTTGGCGGTAAAGGGTGACGTTCGCGTGATGCGAACCCGCATCGTGGTTGGGGCGTTCGGCGCAACGCTTGTGATGGCAGTTGTGACTGCACTGTTCGGTGGTCGCATCTTCGTCGATCCGGCGAAGGCGTCGATCGAAGCCGGCCGAGGCCGCGTGTTCGAGTCGCGCGAGGACGAGATTGCTTCAGTGCAAGCCGGTGAGCTTGGTGACAAGCAGCTCTGGGTTACCGGTGTCTCGATGAGCTTTCTGACAGTTGACGTGAAGCTGATGCCGATACTGCCGCTCATGCTGCGTCCGAATTCGCGAACGCAGCTTATAGTGGCCTTTGGAATGGGGTCGGCCTACCGGGGCGCGCTAATCGCGGGTCTTGGGACCGAAGCGGTGGAGCTGGTGCCGTCCGTTCCGAAGATGTTCCGGTGGTTTTACCCGGACGCTGCGCAGGTTCTGAGAAATCCGCGGGGGCGTGTGATCATCGCCGACGGGAGGAATCACGTCGAGCTGACAGACAAGACATACGACATAATCGTCACCGACCCCCCGCCGCCCATCGAGAGCTCCGGCGTCTCAGTGATCTCCTCGCGTGAGTATTTCGTTGCTTCGAGAGCTCGTCTTAACCGAGGCGGTATAGCATTGCAGTGGGTGCCTTATGGTCAGGCAAGCGTCGATGAGTTCAAGGCGTTCATCAGGACGTACCGGGATGTTTTCTCCCATGTCATCGTTGCCTTCGGTCCCGGACGCAACGGATTCTACATGCTCGGCTCGGATGATCCAATGGCCTTCGATCCCGCGGCTGTTCGAGACGTGCTCTCACTGCCGGGTGTAGTTGAAGACCTATCGTCGGCATACGATTCGCCAGTCAGCACGTTGAATGACTGGGCGAGAATAATTCCGACGCTCGTCTGGATCCAGGGCGATCAGGTTGCGGCGTTTGCCGGCAACGGCCCACTCATCACCGATGATCGTCCGCTGCCCGAATACTTTCTGCTCCGACACTTGTTCGGAGCGAAGTCCCCGCCGGCCAGGCCCGACGTACTGCTGCGCCTGACCGCGAACCTGCCACCTGCTCCCTGA